The following coding sequences are from one Hymenobacter sp. DG25A window:
- a CDS encoding ABC transporter substrate-binding protein, with translation MVFLLLPALAGCGGNKQTTDARRVFRYNQPEALTSLDPAFARNQANIWATTQLYNGLVELDEQLKPGPSIARGYSISPNGRQYTFTLRPNVFFHDSEVFANGKGRRVTAQDFVYSFRRLLDAPTASPGGWIFRGKVLENAQGEPADTCFVAVNDSTLRIHLQEPFIPFLGILTMPYAYVVPREAVQRYGKDFREHPVGTGPFVFKEWDEGNAIVYHRNPSYWKMDAQGRQLPYLDAVQISFIQDRKTEFLTFMQGRLDFLSGIRAGSRDLIMHPDGTVREDFKGKFQLQKVPYLNTEYLGLQQDPTNLRGEAANPALRDKRVRQALSYAINRPELLAYFLNNVGVPGTSGFVPASLPSFSQKLVPGYTYQPEKARELLRAAGFGPGKPLRLRLTTVAERKEVCEYLQKNWADVGVQVEIDVNQSAAQQEMVDNGRAAFFTKSWLGDYPDAENYLALFYSKNFSPAGPNKTHFKNAAYDKLYEQAKLEQNLDKRYDLYRQMDRIIVEECPVITLYYDEVVRLTQNNVRGLMPNPMNQLVLERVRKE, from the coding sequence ATGGTCTTTCTGCTGCTTCCTGCCCTGGCTGGCTGCGGCGGGAATAAGCAAACCACCGATGCCCGACGCGTATTCCGCTACAACCAGCCCGAGGCGCTAACCTCCCTGGACCCGGCTTTTGCCCGCAACCAGGCCAACATCTGGGCTACCACGCAGCTCTACAACGGGCTGGTAGAGCTGGATGAGCAGCTCAAGCCCGGCCCTTCCATTGCCCGCGGCTACAGCATCTCGCCCAATGGCCGCCAGTATACCTTCACGCTGCGCCCCAATGTGTTTTTTCACGATTCCGAGGTGTTTGCCAATGGCAAAGGCCGCCGGGTAACGGCCCAGGATTTCGTGTACAGCTTCCGGCGCCTGCTGGATGCGCCCACGGCCAGCCCCGGCGGCTGGATTTTCCGGGGTAAGGTGCTGGAAAACGCCCAGGGCGAGCCTGCCGATACCTGCTTTGTGGCCGTAAACGACTCCACGCTGCGTATTCACCTGCAGGAGCCTTTTATTCCGTTTCTGGGAATTCTGACCATGCCCTATGCCTATGTAGTGCCTCGGGAGGCCGTACAGCGCTACGGCAAGGATTTTCGGGAGCACCCCGTCGGCACCGGTCCGTTTGTATTTAAGGAGTGGGATGAAGGCAATGCCATTGTGTACCACCGCAACCCCAGCTACTGGAAAATGGACGCCCAGGGCCGGCAACTGCCCTACCTGGACGCCGTACAGATCAGCTTTATCCAGGACCGCAAAACCGAGTTCCTGACGTTTATGCAGGGCCGGCTTGATTTCCTGAGCGGCATCCGGGCGGGCTCCCGGGACCTGATTATGCACCCCGATGGCACCGTGCGCGAGGACTTCAAGGGCAAGTTTCAGCTGCAGAAAGTACCTTACCTCAACACGGAATACCTCGGCCTGCAGCAGGACCCCACCAACCTGCGCGGGGAGGCTGCCAACCCGGCCTTGCGCGACAAGCGTGTGCGTCAGGCCCTGAGCTACGCTATTAACCGCCCAGAGCTGCTGGCTTATTTTCTCAACAATGTGGGCGTGCCGGGCACTTCGGGTTTCGTGCCCGCCTCGTTGCCCTCCTTCAGTCAAAAGCTGGTGCCCGGCTATACCTATCAACCGGAAAAAGCCCGGGAGCTACTGCGGGCGGCTGGTTTTGGTCCCGGCAAGCCCCTGCGGCTGCGCCTGACCACCGTGGCCGAGCGCAAAGAAGTGTGCGAATACCTGCAGAAGAACTGGGCTGATGTGGGCGTGCAGGTAGAAATCGATGTCAATCAATCGGCCGCGCAGCAGGAAATGGTGGACAACGGCCGGGCGGCCTTCTTCACCAAGTCATGGCTGGGCGACTACCCCGACGCAGAAAACTACCTGGCCCTGTTCTACAGCAAAAACTTCTCGCCGGCCGGCCCCAACAAAACGCACTTCAAAAACGCCGCCTACGACAAGCTCTACGAGCAGGCCAAGCTGGAGCAGAATCTCGACAAGCGCTATGACCTCTACCGCCAGATGGACCGCATCATCGTAGAAGAATGCCCCGTCATTACCCTGTATTACGACGAAGTAGTGCGCCTTACCCAGAACAACGTGCGCGGCCTCATGCCCAACCCCATGAACCAGCTGGTGCTGGAACGGGTG